In the genome of Thunnus albacares chromosome 8, fThuAlb1.1, whole genome shotgun sequence, the window CTTCTCTTGGGTGAGTTTTATTTACCactccatctttttttcccttttagtGTCTTAATATGCACCTATTCTGTCCAAAGTAGATTTTACGGGTAAACATCTAAAATCTTTCAGTAACTTTTGAGTTTTGTCATTTGCAAATCAGAAATCATGCTTTTCTTATTTGTCTGTTGCTCCTTGGGATGCTGTGGGTAGTAATTCAGATTAATGAATTTAATCATattaaataaacactgaaatatagtATATTTTCTGCAGAGATAAAGTGGAGGATGATGTTAAGCAACATATTTTTCCTATGAGATGAGGCTTTTACTTATGTCTTCCTCTCCAACCTCTGTTGCAGTTTgttaaacatccagcagaggTCAGCCATGTCTCACATCAACACCACCCAGCTACAGTCGCTCCTGCTCTCCTTCTTACAGCACTGCCTCAACAGCACAAGTGTACTCTCTCCACCGATACCTCAGAACTACACTACCCAGCAGGCTGTGCACCACACGAGTGGAGCCAGGGATCACGCTCAGTCTCAGGGCATCATGTATATTCTTCTGGTGGTTGGCATGTTCAGCTTCTTCACGTTCGGCATCATGCTCAGCTACATTCGCTCCAAGAAGCTGGAGAACTCTCACGATCCGTACCACCAGTACATCGCCCAAGACTGGACCAAGGTGATGACTCCATCTAGGGCTGTGGCTCAGGCTCTGCACAGGGCAGCTGCAGATAACGGAGCCAGCAGCAAGGAGCCGGTCATCATCTGCAACCCTGCAACAACTGGAGCAGCTGGCAGATTAGAAtgagatgttcagttttttttttacccagatTCAAATTTTACTACTCTCAACACCAAAATGTTATAagagttttaattaatttaacttttaatatCACATAGCAACCAAAAGTTACAATGTTAGATTCATATTTTCAGATTTGTAatttcacagaaacaacttGTATCATAAAATTGCCTCATGTTGTAAcctgcattaaaaacacatgcagTGCCTCACGTTTTACAGTCAAAGCAACCATAACTGTTCAGTACTGTTCTTccactgaaattaaataaattcttACATATCTGGACAATATCAGTAGTAACAAACAGTACAGTTTATTGAGTGGCATCATTGTAATGGACTTTAGGCAAATAAGCAGGTGAGCAAGTCTGTctgaaacataataaataaagcaCTGATCTCAAATACTCTTTCTGTTTACTTAGATTCAGAGTTTTAGTGTTTTCATCTGAGCAAATTGCGCATCCAAGACATCAGGCCTGGTTTAGTGTTTATAGGCTTAGCAACTGTGTtggctctttttttctcctccttcctcctctctctctccctttctctctccctctgctggtcCAGTCTGTGTTGACGAGCTCCCTTCTCGGCGCGGTCGATCTCTCTGGACGAACTGAAGTGAACCATTTGCATCTTGAGCATCGGTACGATTAGGTTGTAATTGTCCACCATCTTATTAAGTTTCACCAGCTCTTCCTCTACGGATGCACACAGCTGCTCCCATTGGCTGCGCTCTTTTGGGGTCATGGGGTCGCCCAGCCTGGCCCTCCCTTCCAATAACCTATTTCTGATCTGAGCAGTAGTCTCTCGGATGTCGCGTTGTGTGACGACCCAGGGTGGTTGGTAACCGTTATCGATGAGGATGCGGTTGAGGTTGTGGGTCATAGGATCAGCATATGGATTGTGCTCAAACTTGTTGAGGGGTTTTCCAGCTCCACTCAGGTTCCTGAAGTCTCCACGGGCCATGGACTCCTGGATCAGGTCCTCCACCAACCTTTCAACAGCCTGGGTGATCTTGATCTTTTTGCTCCGCTGACGCATGTCTCGTTCCACCAGCATCCCCTCTGCAGCGGCTGCCCTCTCGTGCTCCCTCTGTCTATAGTTCAAAACCTGCTCTGATGCCCGATCAACACGAAACTGCCTGTAGTGACGCTCACGCTGGCTGGGTGTGCCTGAACCAACACCCTCATAGCTGAGGTAGTGTCTATGTTGAGGTGCTACGCCTCTGGACTCATCTTCCAGTTCTTTCTCCTCATCAGGTCGCTTGGTCTTGCTCTGATGTGCAAGCACAGCGCGGTAGGCCTCCTCAACCCGAGCAAAAAGGGCTGCATCTGCAGTCGGAGCCCCAGAGTCCGGGTGGTAGAGTTTGGCCAGGCGCAGGTAGGCCTCCTTCACCTGTGCAGGACTGCTGTCTCCCTTGTCAGGCAGTTGCAGCAGCCTGTAGCTCTCCTGCAGGCTGCGGCTGATCCGGGGCATGGAGCTGAACGCTCTGCGCAACAAGGACTGTCGAGACAAGACAAGCAGAAAACGGCCATGGTAGAAGTCACTGCGGGAAACCAGGAAGTGGGAAGTGCAACTCATTTCTGGCACACTCCTGTGGAACCGAAAAGCAgaagttattaaaaaaagacaaccaGTGACATAAATGTGCTTTAAAGACAGGTATGTCATTGTGTTTGGCAGGAGATATCTCAAAGAAGCAAAGAAGTAAACCTTTGTGTCAGGAGGGAGTGACGTATCAGAGTAAACAACCAGACTTTTGAGTTTGAGACagatgactgaaaaacacagctgaaacaCTTGCTGTGTGACGCAGTGTTAAATAAAGAATCAATAGTCTCATCAAAGTAGCAAACCAAATTGAAGGAGATAGTCAGGTCCAGCTTTTTGACAGTTATAACAAGGCCGAGGCTATCCTGGCATGTCCTAATTATCTCTTGTTCAGGGAGTTTGAGTTTCGGGTTGCAGCTTTTCCACTTGACATAATGAGCTACCATATTTGTGCACATTTACAACGCGGGTAGTACATTTTGATTGATATTTACCACATTTCAAAATGACATGTCTCGCAAATCCCTAACATTTTGTTGACACTGgctttatttaatcattttttggGGTCCCACAGACCCCTCTGCTGTATGTGCAAAAAATGAAACGTGTGTAATAGAAATATTAGCTGATTTATttccttcatatattttttcttttcttttgacttCATTAAAACCCAATATGTAGAAAGTATCAAAGCGGTAACCCTTCCATAAACTGGACTTGTATATTTAATAAGAGCAGTTTTTACACCAAataagtagagctgcaatgattagttgaatTATCGATTAATTGCCAACAATtcaattaatcaccaactatttagataatggattaatcattttaagtcaTTCTTTAAGCTTTTCACattctttggttccagcttctcaaatatgaatattttcgAGTTTCtgtgactgtaaactgaatatctttgagttgtggactgttagaTGGGACAAAAGATGACAtatgaggacgtcaccttgggctttgtgaaacaatgtttaacatttttcaatattttctgacattttacaggcCAAACTAATcgattaagaaaataattgacagattaatcgacaatgaaattagttgcagccctacaaataaggaaatttaattttaatctcATGTTTTTGTCGTATAGATTTGTAGATTTGTCGTATGAGTTATGTAtgaacaaatattcacattacatTTGTTTGACATAAAGTAATTTAcagataaataaacatgtattaTTCTACATAAtgattctgttaaaaaaaaaaactccaataactgaaataaaactagACTACTCATGTAACTTCTTATTTGGGAAAGGTAGAGCTGTGTAACAAGTATTGTCAACAccagtggtgaaaagtaactaagcatttactcaagtactgtacttaagaacaattttgaagtacttatactttacttgagtatttccatttgatgctactttatacttttactgtatagagtgaaatattgtactttctactccactacatttatttgacagctttagttagttttcagatgaagatttgacacaatggagaatataacaagcttttaaaatacaactcattgttaaagatgaaaccagtgtttccaagctttttggcttttgacatcttaccataagcagtgtgtagtcggggtcacatttcagatgtctatgaattgttaacagctccaccaaatagtgatttttccctctaaacttctcacatggtttcacttcaataaatgttcaaatgatccaatatttcaccaaaaatcagagattagagaaaaagtctatacactgaaaacagatttgtgtgtcagaacttagttttttcttctttcctctcccattaatcatctcatgacccctcagattagAGGGGtctgacccctaggttgggaaccactggactaaactagctaactgtatataaagtagttcaaactagctccacccATAGCAGCCACAACAGttacatgctgcttacacactgatgcttca includes:
- the dnajc28 gene encoding dnaJ homolog subfamily C member 28 translates to MSCTSHFLVSRSDFYHGRFLLVLSRQSLLRRAFSSMPRISRSLQESYRLLQLPDKGDSSPAQVKEAYLRLAKLYHPDSGAPTADAALFARVEEAYRAVLAHQSKTKRPDEEKELEDESRGVAPQHRHYLSYEGVGSGTPSQRERHYRQFRVDRASEQVLNYRQREHERAAAAEGMLVERDMRQRSKKIKITQAVERLVEDLIQESMARGDFRNLSGAGKPLNKFEHNPYADPMTHNLNRILIDNGYQPPWVVTQRDIRETTAQIRNRLLEGRARLGDPMTPKERSQWEQLCASVEEELVKLNKMVDNYNLIVPMLKMQMVHFSSSREIDRAEKGARQHRLDQQRERERERERRKEEKKRANTVAKPINTKPGLMSWMRNLLR
- the LOC122987932 gene encoding potassium voltage-gated channel subfamily E member 1; translated protein: MSHINTTQLQSLLLSFLQHCLNSTSVLSPPIPQNYTTQQAVHHTSGARDHAQSQGIMYILLVVGMFSFFTFGIMLSYIRSKKLENSHDPYHQYIAQDWTKVMTPSRAVAQALHRAAADNGASSKEPVIICNPATTGAAGRLE